From a single Drosophila sulfurigaster albostrigata strain 15112-1811.04 chromosome 3, ASM2355843v2, whole genome shotgun sequence genomic region:
- the LOC133845352 gene encoding LOW QUALITY PROTEIN: uncharacterized protein LOC133845352 (The sequence of the model RefSeq protein was modified relative to this genomic sequence to represent the inferred CDS: deleted 1 base in 1 codon) gives MSRPCNNSNSNSNSNNSSNNNSRHRHNSSRHSSCWLRRGLTSTRGIEDHLLKTIGKAGFKYFAPTTSTTTAKPVVQHQHHYYYPSEENQHSHSHPRQYVPPPPPPSRYPLAQLSATASTTATARPWVPPYNPWPYGWGNGYPGYTRYPGYPTYTGYPTYPGYPVYPGYTGYPGYPYYPYYRSSATEETDESAAASAAAVMQSELNQRSIPGSYQARVLASTSNLVAGKSNGDVLPLYQLLNVARV, from the exons ATGTCCAGGccgtgcaacaacagcaacagcaacagcaacagcaacaacagcagcaacaacaacagccgaCACaggcacaacagcagcaggcacagcagctgctggtTGAGGAGGGGATTGACCTCGACACGGGGCATCGAAGATCATCTGCTGAAGACTATCGGTAAGGCTGGCTTCAAATACTTTGCGCCCACCACATCGACGACCACAGCGAAACCGGTAGTACAACATCAACACCATTACTATTATCCTTCAGAGGAGAACcagcattcgcattcgcatccgCGTCAGTATGTTCCACCTCCGCCGCCACCGTCGCGCTACCCCCTGGCCCAGTTATCCGCAACCGcctccaccaccgccaccgca cGTCCCTGGGTGCCACCCTATAACCCCTGGCCCTATGGTTGGGGCAACGGATATCCCGGCTATACCCGTTATCCCGGCTATCCCACCTACACCGGCTATCCCACTTATCCTGGCTACCCTGTCTATCCTGGCTACACGGGTTATCCTGGCTATCCCTACTATCCCTACTATCGCTCCTCGGCCACTGAGGAGACTGACGAAAGTGCCGCTgcctccgctgctgctgtgatgCAGTCCGAGCTCAATCAACGCTCCATTCCCGGCAGCTATCAGGCACGTGTTCTCGCCTCCACCAGCAACCTTGTGGCTGGCAAGTCCAACGGCGATGTCTTGCCCCTCTATCAGCTGCTCAATGTGGCCAGGGTTTAA